The following are from one region of the Salmo salar chromosome ssa27, Ssal_v3.1, whole genome shotgun sequence genome:
- the LOC106588464 gene encoding E3 ubiquitin-protein ligase RNF19B, with protein MGSEKDSESPHSSVSGIPNPKCRAPGKRHGRISFHSLFHSKRGSRSAKTGAATPLSQLHNQQHQQQQLAPLVPPVVPSTPNPAPTNTTTDVPQGPATAQTSTPAEPLSSSQTSLGPPQSSSSTTSSASPPADFLECPLCLVPQPPEQLPELLGCSHRSCLCCLRQYLRIEITESRVHLSCPECSERLAPHQVADILGDAALLEKYEEFLLRRCLASDPDCRWCPAPDCGFAVIASGCASCPRLVCRREGCLAEFCYHCKQAWHPNQTCDSARQQRAFFLHTHSNHSPSYMQEHGPADDIKPCPRCGAYIIKMNDGSCNHMTCAVCGCEFCWLCMKEISDLHYLSPSGCTFWGKKPWTRKKKILWQLGTLIGAPVGITLIAGIAVPAMVIGLPVYVGRKIHAHYDGMKTSRHRRNLAITGGVALSIITAPVIAAVSVGIGVPIMLAYVYGVVPISLCRGGGCGVSRGKGRGMRIDFDEDDGPITVADAWRALKSPSLGESSLEGAASGLSTTSPSDGLSVAPGALGDTPHFNTLAGGALGARTGKYNRLELQGGKLGKDDAQRETGSLGAGSDCASTRGMAGSIISSYTLPDRDCNNLEIQVDIETKPSHLCLTSEEDLNTPPAAMAACTGSGGEEPQDCSSRRGGALFGSALGLSPGASLREGLRDVTLAQPESIRSDLEMSDTQSDDIAELTSDDCDSPHLKSCRPSQPQATCRPLVTSDSLHCPPDNVILYV; from the exons ATGGGATCGGAAAAGGACTCGGAATCCCCCCACTCCTCGGTGAGCGGCATTCCCAACCCCAAATGCCGGGCACCGGGAAAACGCCACGGACGCATCTCCTTCCACAGCCTCTTCCACAGCAAACGGGGTTCCCGGAGTGCCAAAACAGGGGCAGCCACCCCTTTATCCCAGCTCCACAACCAACAGCATCAACAACAGCAACTCGCCCCCCTTGTTCCCCCCGTAGTCCCTTCCACACCTAACCCAGCccctaccaacaccaccacggaCGTTCCCCAGGGCCCAGCCACTGCTCAGACCTCCACCCCAGCAGAGCCCCTTTCTTCTAGCCAGACCTCCCTGGGTCCCCCCCAGTCctccagctccaccacctccaGCGCCTCTCCTCCAGCAGACTTCCTGGAGTGCCCCCTGTGCCTGGTGCCCCAGCCCCCCGAACAGCTCCCTGAGCTGCTGGGCTGCAGCCACCGCTCCTGCCTGTGCTGCCTGCGCCAGTACCTGCGCATCGAGATCACTGAGAGCCGCGTCCACCTCAGCTGCCCCGAGTGCTCGGAGCGACTGGCGCCTCATCAGGTGGCGGACATCTTGGGAGACGCAGCGCTGCTGGAGAAGTATGAGGAGTTTCTGCTGCGACGCTGCCTGGCCTCCGACCCAGACTGCCGCTGGTGTCCCGCGCCCGACTGCGG GTTTGCAGTGATCGCTTCGGGCTGTGCCAGCTGCCCCAGGCTGGTGTGTCGTAGAGAGGGCTGCTTGGCTGAGTTTTGTTACCACTGCAAGCAGGCGTGGCACCCCAACCAGACCTGTGACTCGGCCCGCCAGCAAAGGGCGTTCTTCCTGCACACGCATAGCAACCACTCACCCAGCTACATGCAGGAGCACGGGCCTG CTGATGACATCAAGCCCTGCCCACGATGTGGTGCCTACATAATCAAGATGAACGACGGCAGCTGTAACCACATGACCTGTGCAGTGTGTGGTTGTGAGTTCTGCTGGCTCTGCATGAAGGAGATCTCTGACCTGCACTACCTCAG tCCGTCAGGGTGTACGTTCTGGGGAAAGAAGCCGTGGACTCGTAAGAAGAAGATCCTGTGGCAGCTGGGCACTCTGATCGGAGCCCCAGTGGGCATCACCCTCATCGCTGGTATCGCTGTGCCTGCCATGGTCATTGGGCTCCCCGTCTATGTGGGGCGCAAG ATTCACGCCCATTATGACGGGATGAAGACCAGTCGCCACAGGAGGAACCTGGCCATCACAGGGGGAGTGGCCCTGTCAATCATCACAGCTCCTGTGATTGCAGCCGTCAGCGTGGGTATTGGTGTGCCCATCATGTTGGCGTATGTCTATGGTGTTGTGCCCATCTCTCTGTGCCGTGGAGGAGGCTGTGGTGTCAGCCGAGGAAAGGGGCGTGGCATGCGGATCGACTTTGACGAGGACGATGGCCCAATCACAG TGGCTGATGCGTGGCGGGCCCTCAAGTCCCCCAGCCTGGGTGAGAGCAGCCTGGAGGGGGCAGCCAGCGGCCTCAGCACCACCTCCCCCAGTGATGGTCTCTCTGTGGCCCCCGGGGCCCTGGGGGACACCCCCCACTTTAACACTTTGGCAGGGGGTGCCCTTGGAGCCAGGACTggcaaatacaacag GTTGGAGCTCCAGGGAGGGAAGCTGGGGAAGGACGAtgcccagagagagacaggtagtctggGAGCGGGTAGTGACTGTGCCAGCACCCGGGGCATGGCAGGCTCCATTATCTCCTCCTACACACTACCTGACAG GGACTGTAATAACCTGGAGATCCAGGTGGACATCGAGACTAAACCCAGCCATCTCTGCTTGACCAGTGAGGAAGACCTAAACACGCCCCCTGCTGCTATGGCAGCATGCACCGGCTCAGGGGGGGAGGAGCCTCAGGACTGCAGCTCCAGAAGGGGCGGGGCTCTGTTTGGCTCAGCACTAGGCCTGTCGCCAGGGGCGTCGCTCAGGGAGGGGCTTCGCGATGTCACTTTGGCCCAGCCCGAGAGCATCCGCAGCGACCTGGAGATGTCCGACACCCAATCAGACGACATCGCCGAGCTGACGTCAGACGACTGTGATTCGCCTCATCTTAAAAGCTGCCGGCCTTCTCAACCCCAGGCCACCTGCAGACCCCTTGTCACCTCCGACAGCCTGCACTGTCCCCCGGATAACGTCATCCTCTATGTTTAA
- the LOC106588463 gene encoding NADH dehydrogenase [ubiquinone] iron-sulfur protein 5 — MPFIDLQGKLGINMDKWMLIQGGEQPYKRAPRCHAFEKEWIECADGIGQTRAKKECKLEFEDFYECMHREKTHKRLYEIRKQRDKMVKEGTYQTPAQHTGAQADNRP, encoded by the exons ATGCCGTTCATCGACCTCCAGGGGAAGTTGGGCATCAACATGGACAAATGGATGTTGATCCAGGGTGGAGAGCAACCATACAAACGTGCGCCGCGCTGCCACGCCTTTGAGAAGGAGTGGATCGAGTGTGCAGATGGCATTGGTCAGACCCGTGCCAAGAAGGAGTGCAAGCTAGAGTTTGAGGACTTCTATGAGTGCATGCACAGAGAGAAGACG CACAAAAGGCTGTATGAGATCCGTAAGCAGCGGGACAAGATGGTGAAGGAGGGCACCTACCAGACCCCAGCTCAACACACTGGCGCTCAGGCTGACAACAGGCCTTGA